TGCTTTCTCATAGGAAAGGAAGGTGAGGAGCTTCTGCAGGAAGTGGCATTACGTTATGTGGAAGGGATGAAGGACATGAAGGGGAGGGCACCAGGAGGTTGTACCACCGCTGGTAAAAACACTGCATGAATCATTACGAAATTAAGACAGAGATGCTATTTATCACCAattgcctgggtaaacacccaagactataccaataagagtccttgggccaCGACCTTCActtccaattgtaagtcgctgtggataagagcgtctgccaaatgccataaatgtagtataaaatataaatgaaatgcagATTACTTTGCTCTGGTTTAAGCTTTAGTATTtatcgcatctctggcaggaaacttttctgcaaaaaagGATTTTCTTGTAAAACTCTCAGCGTTTTTTATTAGGCCAAAGTTGCTTCTCAATtgtcagcttctcgtttgaattttcctgttccaccttaaacggtgcatcACTTAAATTCTgccaccatttaagatggaatgggaagATTAAAACAAAAGGGTggcgaacaagaagctgacttcagctttgtgactttttagttttgtcagtttctcgctgcatatttaacatatcaggaaaccagctgtaatgcaaataagtccatttgtctccaaattatcaatgttcactatgtgtccaaaagtatccagacattCATCTAATTAGCATTTAGTTGAGCACCGTAATCTCATAGGAAAGCATTGCCAACAGAATGGAATGATCAgaggcagctgcacacaagcctaaggtcATCATACTTAATGCAAAGCATCAGAGGGATACAGCATTGggctggagtgatggagctccatgaaatacctttgggatgagttggagtggcgtTTGTGATCATGAAATAATTATCCAACTGATTATCCAACACTCTACCTCCCTAATGCCCTCTGGCTGAGTCCCTGTTTGTACCATCGATATCAGAAGAAACAACGGATAAGCAGATGTTTACAAACTTGTGAACTTGGACATAAACATCGAAAGATTCCTATCTTCTCCTGTCTATATGCCTGTAAATGAGCTGAAttatcttataataagtgcacaaccatctcaaaataggAAATATTGGATAcactgactagatttaagatcatttcacttgacaagatattttttgcagtgtaaattCACCATGCCTAGTGCCAAGCATCATCTATAGGCTGTATAAAGTCTATACACAATGCTTTTtttggatgagttggagtgatccagaactgatcatgtaacatcagcacctgacctcactaaaaaTCTTGTGGCCGAATGCAGttagatcctcacagcaatgctccaacatctagtataaagcctttccagaagagtagaggttgttactgcagcagagggGGGACAAACTGACAACACTTTTCAGAAGAAACagtggatgagcaggtgtctacaaacttttggacatatagtgtatgaaCATATCAGAATATAATAGAATTAAAAAGGTTTTCTCTTCTCAGGTATCTTGAATTGAGAGGCTTGTCATCTGGGACCGGGCCCGTAGTCTGGCCTGACCCGTATGGGCCAGCTGAACGAGACGAGGCATATAAAAGCTTCAGTTGGAGTGGATGGGGAGGAAGCAGCGGCCATGACGCCCCAATGATAGCTCTGGATGCCCTTCTGGGGGCCGGCTCAAACTGGGAAGAGCTAATGAACCGAGTGGCATTTCATGGAGGTCAGCAATGGTTTTCAAAAAAATGTGTAGAACATGATGGAACACATATAGGATAGTAGATACAGAACACAGTAGATGTAGAACATGGTagaacacatacaggatggtagatgtagaacatggtggaacacctACAGGATGGTAgatgtagaacatggtggaacacacatAGGATGGTAGATACAGAACATAGTAAAACACACAGAGTGGTAGATGTTGAACATGGATACAGGATTATAGATATAGAACACAAATCATGACAGAAGTTGCTGAGATGTTCATTAAAGTCTGTGGAGAATCAATGTGTGGCTTTTCACCGCAGTAAGAAGGTGAGGGACTCATGTTAACGTCTCTTTTCTCTGTGTAGGAGACAGTGACAGTACTGCAGTGATCGCCTGCTGCTGTTGGGGTTTGCTGTATGGAACAGAGGGAGTTCCTCCAGGCAACTACAACTACCTGGAGTACAGAGACCGACTGGAGAACAGCGCAGTGAGACTGTTCGAGCTGTCGCACTGAAAGTGGGTTAACATCACATCCTGGAACTAGTCTAAAGAGCTCCTACTTTGCTCATGAAGTCCTGACACTATTACACACTTTAACACTTCTAAAACTGGCTGCTGTACAGACAGAAAATAAAgtttctgaaatgctttttctgtgtttttcgtTTACGGTTCCTGCACACGTACATAATACGTCAACGTGCAATCAACATATTTAGTTCAGTCCCTGGAAATACAGGGTGCCACAAAAAATCTGACATcatttgagatgtgaatatCTGATGTCTAAGTATAAGACTTATTTAtcaaaactcaaacaagaaattcagagggatgtAGATTTTATAACCTGAACCTGAACCTGATTGACGTTATCTTCCGATACTGGTGGTCGTCCAGATCCCTCTGCCCTGCACAGACAGCCTTCCTCTTTGAAATTTAAGTGCCAGGTCCAAATCTACTTTCCAGTTGGtgcattttttattgatttttctcGCTGCTCACTCTTGCTTGACTGTGCTCGAGCATAttctaacacacaaaatgccttttcatttctagtgaacGCCTTTCTTCAgcctgaaaaaaacattaaaaattaaactcggTTAGTTTTCACACATTTTGATCAAATTTGAGATGATTTGAGGGAGATCTGGCTGTTATTAGACTAtgaaatgatgtcagtttttttgggacaccctgtattAAGATATACGCCACATGCATGTCCCTGTTGGCAACAGTCGAATGATTTTATCAGTTTCAGTGTGTGCGACAATGTTTGTGGGTGTTTCCTACTGAGCAAACTCATCAGCTCATTCAGAACAGAATTCTTAAGTGCCGATTACGGTTTTGTTAAATCAGCGTAAAGATTAAGGGTGACGAAGCATGTTTGCCAGGTCAAAATGGTAAATCATTCAAAAACGTGATATTTCCAGAAAAAAGCagataaaatgacagaaattgaGACTCTTTTGGCCTTGAAACATTCGTGTTTTTCCCTAATCTTCTATCAAAACTTGATGGCTTTTACCTACCTCTAAAACATCTTCTAAAGtttgattacatcaccatgCACCAGTGGGTGGGgcaaaataacatttacatttacatttacagcatttagcagatgctcttatccagagcgacttacaagaagtgctttgtcaatctagagaaagtatctttgctagttaccaatagcttagagaaaaagacggtcctgagctcagatactgctagaaacaaaatgtcactgcagacaccaagagaaaaagaaacagagttgaacgcagaactctgtgccattcaatgcaatacaataacaataagatacaatacaatacaataaactacaatacacagtgaagtacaataaaataagtgcagcttataattcagtgctcatttaagtgttgtgtaaagagatgagtcttcagtctgcgtttgaagacagcaagagactctgctgttcggacagccagtgggagttcattccaccacctggccgccagtacagagaacattctcgacgcttgtcttccacgcaccttgaaggatggcgggtcaagccgagctgtacttgaagctcgaagggctcgtggtacaattcgagatttcaccattgccatcaagtaggtaggggctggtccattgttggctttgtaggccagcattagggttttaaatctgatgcgtgcagctacaggaagccagtgaagggagcgcagcagtggggtgacgttacttgggcagattgaagatgaGTCGTGCTGCCGACATTAACCAATAAAGTCATGTTGCACCTCCACTCCCACccatcactgactgtgtttacatgcttaaTAATctcataactgcagaaaatctgattttatcagtaacctgatcaacacgtttacatggggaaactccaggtctgcatgagtcagacagtaatcagatttctgctttacaaccagtcGATAAACTCAAAGAAGAAATCGAGACgtaaatgtaacataaaactcaaacttcatgctgcggCTTTTTCAAAAACAGTCGCTGtccctgaaaatatgaacacactTCAGCTAGATGAAAAATCttgaaatccttcatttcaaGCATGTATTTCGTTTCAgcgttgctccaaaagtgttttgctgcatcgcGTGTAGacgctgctcacttatttccagtaccgccgTCTGTTATTGCACATGctcagaaatcagagtgagagttcacagcactgagaaatctgatcactgagctaaaaccagcccctttatcagatttcttcatCGGATTTCCGGACCTCACTCCGATCTAAGAAgccagagtgtgctgtttacacgaccatctgaataaatatataatcaaTAACTGCAGCAATCTGATTACGATCGATTTACGTAgcctcttcagctcctcaggACCTCCTCGGGTGGCTCCAAAACGCACTTGGTCATATCCTTCATAACTTgtatatttcataagctacattcagaagctgggcatcgtatgaggctgtaactcttctctctAGTCTAATAGTtggtgtcattttaaacccttataatgaaagaagctgaactcagtttgtttttctactgaaagtcgacccatttttgcccaaatctgggctataaactataaacagacagcgtcgcttcagtgatctgctctgtaaacattacttttataaaataacacaaagagcgtctgagattttcgGCTTCCAGCAGTAAACTCTAAGGATCACATCACAGTGCGGAGGGAAAACGAGctacacagtttaaaaaaatgatgctTCGTCAAGGAGTCCTTTCGTAAAAGctatggttctgtttagaaccacgagctctatttagaaccatgtcatgcttaaatggccattcagattgatggagaatgtgctgcctgtggttttatttaccaccaaaaagggttcttttattgtcaCAATGTCAGGCTTgcagcaatagaagaaccctttcccaTGCTATAGAGATCCATGTTcatgggtgctatatagaaccatatacaacaaatTATGGGTCTCACAAAAATATAAGTACTTGTAATTTGCTTAATATGAAGGAtttgtttaaatgctgtattcCTTCTTCCACAGCACTACAGCGTATTTGATGGATGAGGTAGGATTGAACAGCCGTGAAAGGACAAGGTAAGGATTTATGGTCAGGGGAACTGAGTGCGGGTCAATATGCTCCTCAGTTGATTATCTAGAGCACGTTAAACGCGGCGCCCTCTGGTGGCCTAGTTCGTTTTTACAACTTGCAGAAACTTGCTAGTTTTTAAAACTCTTCAGCTCTGGGCTTTCCTGACTTCATTTCTGTCTGAATATAGCATTTTATCTGAATATTGCTGATTCAGTCTAAGCAGTAGTAATCGTATAGGTTTGGTTTACTTACACGCTTTAAATTCAATAAGCTTTACTGGTGTTTTCGCTCGTTTACAGCTCGCAGCTTGTGTGGAGTCTAAAACGGCTTCGTTCTGTAGTACAGAGCGGACACGGTGGGCGGACAAATAACGGCGAACAGAGCACAAGAGATTATATTGCACTTCTGACTGGCCGTGGATCTTACTTTTAAAGCAGTACTGAGAAATTTAGAGGCGGTAAAGCAGGAGAAGACCGAGAAGATCCGCGGCACTTTCCTGCACCGCTTCAACGGCTAGCAGGTCGCTGAGCCCGGCTGGAGACCCGAGCATGGCCCGGTGAGCTAGTTCGCGTTTCATATTCACATATTCTGAAGCTAACAACGCCTAAAAGCACTTCGTTTCCCCCTCAGCATGTTTCGATACATTTTTCGCATTATTTAGTACAATAATGTGTCGGTATTAAATAATTTCTGAACATATTTATACCTTATTTTGAGGTCGACATGCTGAATTttttaatgtgaattaaaaacaaaaccctAAACACGTACTTTGCTAATTAATACTTTGTAAAAATTAaggttgtatttttttatttaactgcaAAGTTTGAAAAGAGAAAGcagtataaaaatatacagtacGTAAGTTGCAGATCAAGCTTTAATCACGTATTTTGTGACTACTCCAAATGTATagtatattaaaatacatatttttatatataatatccaAATATTTGTACTACTATTTGATTTTGACTGATAAACACATTAACAGGCCCTTCCTGAGTTGGTCTGGTCTGGCAGAGCTACTCCTGGACCATGATCGAGGCCTGTCCAGAGTAGAaatgggcaatatgatgatgttttattgttatgataAATTATGTACCAAGacgcttttctgagcatttcaTGAACATTGTCAGTAAAAAGCAATGGTGAATTTAAGGTTTCTACCCACAGGAGCCCCACTGCTGACATCCTGTGCtcagtaaagcgtgggaacgagatcctaatgtgtggccacaacttagtaagccgtgatctcatTTCCACGCCTTACCAAGCCagggccatgcattaggatctcattcccactcgttaataaggcgtggccacgcagACTCCATAGGTTTGTATACAAAGTGAACATGATTAACTGGATTTAATGCAGTGATGCCTGTAAAATGTTGactaaaatcactgctgtcataggtttattattattagtagtacacacacacacacaccttctaagccgcttctccttctgggtcgtgggggatgctggagcctatcccagctgtcattgggcgaaaggcaggatacaccctggacagggcaCCAGGCCATCatagggcaggcagacagagtCATACACACCcttggggcaatttagcatgtccaattggcctgactgcacatctttggactgtggtaggaaacccacgcagacatgggg
This portion of the Pygocentrus nattereri isolate fPygNat1 chromosome 13, fPygNat1.pri, whole genome shotgun sequence genome encodes:
- the LOC108411010 gene encoding protein ADP-ribosylarginine hydrolase-like; translated protein: MDSPATVEHYKAGMLLSGVGDAIGFRWEFDYSGPAIHEAVKKLGGLKNITVELHDWPVSDDTVLHLATAEALATGKEGEELLQEVALRYVEGMKDMKGRAPGGCTTAEWNDQRQLHTSLRYLELRGLSSGTGPVVWPDPYGPAERDEAYKSFSWSGWGGSSGHDAPMIALDALLGAGSNWEELMNRVAFHGGDSDSTAVIACCCWGLLYGTEGVPPGNYNYLEYRDRLENSAVRLFELSH